In Hymenobacter sublimis, a single genomic region encodes these proteins:
- the rnr gene encoding ribonuclease R — protein MKEKDESAAPRAPRAKAARRNDAAVASISKDLVFRVFRDNPGKVFSYRQLSRRLGVTTKEQREDIFEHLKSLKKSGLLTLLQNDDYRLTDAAAAQAATEPASGRKTRRNEREPFAGMSRGGGRPVETEFGQDPVVHRRREAGFDFPDADGPATPRRPRQEGGGETITGTVALATDKYAFVISEESEQDVRVFTDRLKFAMHGDTVRLRLRGSRDGRPVGDVVEVVNRVRPELVGRLHMQGGIGFVKPDNRKIYFDVFVPFENLNGANHGEKVLVRIAEFPEGDAGQLPVGQVVRSFGKAGENEAEINAIMAEFGLPFEFPAEVEEESESIPLEIPQSEIERRRDFRHITTFTIDPVDAKDFDDALSIQKLENGHWEIGVHIADVTHYVQPGMALEKEARYRATSVYLVDRVIPMLPERLSNGLCSLRPHEDKLTFSAVFELDEKGKLYNSWFGKTIIHSDRRFAYEEAQERIEGLEADYTAEIQLMNDIAKKLCAARFKQGAISFETQEVKFKLDEQGKPLGVYVKERKDAHKMIEEFMLLANRKVAEFVFKLKNRKPRFTMVYRVHDAPDEERLANFALFAQKFGHQLDLSNPKKLSTELNDLSSEVVGRPEQNVIQTLAIRTMAKATYTTDPRGHFGLAFEHYSHFTSPIRRYPDMMAHRLLEHYLEGGKNVEVEPIEEECKHSSEREKLAANAERASIKYKQVEFLQDRIGDTFTGVVSGLTEWGLYVEIEENKCEGMVRVADIPGDFFELDKNNYRLVGQRSKRIIQFGDELQVVVKSANLLDRTIDFELVDNRPDAVKNREREERDAGRESRRGYRPERSGGGHKGGKGGRPGGESKRRR, from the coding sequence ATGAAAGAAAAAGACGAATCCGCCGCCCCCCGCGCCCCTCGCGCGAAGGCAGCCCGCCGCAACGATGCCGCTGTGGCCTCCATTTCCAAAGATCTAGTGTTTCGCGTCTTCCGCGACAACCCGGGCAAAGTCTTCTCCTACCGCCAACTCTCCCGCCGCCTGGGCGTGACAACCAAGGAGCAGCGCGAAGACATTTTTGAACACCTGAAAAGCCTCAAGAAAAGCGGCCTGCTCACGCTGCTGCAAAACGACGACTACCGCCTGACGGATGCCGCCGCTGCCCAAGCGGCCACCGAGCCCGCCAGTGGCCGCAAAACGCGCCGCAACGAGCGGGAGCCCTTTGCCGGTATGAGCCGCGGTGGGGGCCGGCCCGTAGAAACCGAGTTCGGTCAGGACCCCGTGGTGCACCGCCGCCGGGAGGCTGGTTTCGACTTCCCTGATGCTGACGGCCCTGCTACCCCTCGCCGCCCGCGGCAGGAAGGCGGTGGTGAAACCATCACCGGAACCGTGGCCCTGGCTACCGACAAATACGCTTTTGTCATTTCAGAAGAAAGTGAACAGGACGTGCGCGTCTTCACCGACCGGCTGAAGTTTGCCATGCACGGCGACACGGTGCGCCTGCGTCTGCGCGGCTCCCGCGACGGCCGCCCCGTTGGCGACGTGGTGGAGGTAGTAAACCGGGTGCGCCCGGAGCTGGTGGGACGCCTGCACATGCAGGGCGGCATCGGCTTCGTGAAGCCCGATAACCGCAAAATCTACTTCGACGTGTTTGTGCCCTTCGAGAACCTGAACGGCGCCAACCACGGCGAGAAAGTACTGGTGCGCATTGCTGAGTTTCCAGAGGGTGACGCCGGCCAGTTGCCCGTGGGCCAGGTCGTGCGCAGCTTCGGCAAGGCCGGCGAAAACGAGGCCGAAATCAACGCCATTATGGCCGAGTTCGGGCTGCCGTTTGAGTTTCCCGCCGAGGTAGAGGAAGAGTCGGAAAGCATTCCGCTGGAGATTCCGCAGAGCGAGATAGAGCGCCGCCGCGACTTCCGCCACATCACCACCTTTACCATCGACCCGGTTGATGCCAAGGACTTCGACGATGCGCTTTCCATTCAGAAACTCGAAAACGGGCACTGGGAAATTGGCGTGCACATTGCCGACGTGACGCACTACGTGCAACCCGGTATGGCCCTGGAAAAGGAGGCGCGCTACCGTGCTACCTCCGTCTACCTCGTGGACCGTGTGATTCCTATGCTGCCCGAGCGCCTCAGCAACGGCCTCTGCTCCCTGCGCCCCCACGAGGACAAGCTGACCTTCTCGGCTGTGTTTGAGCTCGACGAAAAGGGCAAGCTCTACAACTCTTGGTTTGGCAAAACCATCATTCACTCCGACCGCCGCTTTGCTTACGAAGAGGCCCAGGAGCGCATTGAAGGGCTGGAGGCGGACTACACCGCCGAGATTCAGCTGATGAACGACATTGCCAAGAAGCTTTGCGCCGCCCGCTTTAAGCAGGGCGCCATCAGCTTCGAAACCCAGGAGGTGAAGTTCAAGCTGGATGAGCAGGGTAAGCCGCTGGGCGTGTATGTAAAGGAGCGCAAGGACGCCCACAAGATGATTGAGGAGTTCATGCTGCTAGCCAACCGCAAGGTGGCCGAGTTTGTGTTCAAGCTCAAGAATCGGAAGCCGCGCTTCACCATGGTGTACCGCGTGCACGACGCCCCCGACGAGGAACGTCTGGCCAACTTTGCCCTCTTCGCCCAGAAGTTTGGCCACCAGCTCGACCTCTCGAATCCGAAGAAGCTGAGCACGGAGCTAAACGATTTGAGCAGCGAGGTAGTCGGCCGCCCGGAGCAGAACGTCATCCAGACGCTCGCCATCCGGACCATGGCCAAGGCCACCTATACTACCGATCCGCGCGGGCACTTTGGCCTGGCCTTCGAGCACTATTCGCACTTCACTTCGCCGATTCGCCGCTACCCCGACATGATGGCCCACCGCCTGCTGGAGCATTACTTGGAGGGCGGTAAGAACGTGGAAGTGGAGCCCATTGAGGAAGAGTGCAAGCACTCTTCGGAGCGCGAGAAGCTGGCCGCCAATGCCGAGCGTGCCAGCATCAAGTACAAGCAAGTCGAGTTCCTACAGGACCGTATCGGCGACACATTTACGGGCGTGGTGTCGGGCCTGACCGAGTGGGGTCTCTACGTCGAAATCGAGGAGAACAAGTGCGAGGGCATGGTACGGGTAGCCGACATCCCCGGCGACTTCTTCGAGCTAGACAAGAACAACTACCGCCTCGTAGGTCAGCGCAGCAAGCGCATCATCCAGTTCGGCGACGAGCTGCAGGTGGTGGTCAAATCGGCCAACCTACTGGACCGCACCATCGACTTTGAGCTGGTGGACAACCGACCTGATGCCGTGAAGAACCGGGAGCGGGAGGAGCGCGACGCTGGTCGGGAAAGCCGCCGTGGCTACCGCCCTGAGCGCAGCGGCGGAGGCCACAAAGGCGGCAAAGGTGGCCGCCCCGGAGGCGAGAGCAAGCGTCGGCGGTAA
- a CDS encoding ATP-grasp domain-containing protein has protein sequence MHILYPSLPYEPRTVDPLWEPEYTWASAAGFTVGLFDLETARVWPRTPTTPALYRGWMLTGPEYELLEQLAPLLSGIESYLSAHLASGWYAAIREYTFASTFQPAGQLPDFFAGQRYFVKGLVKSFGPNSTVASAAEWQELLRKHGIPNNELLFVRQYMELQPDSERRYFVVAGTAYGAGGTPLPNQLRPALFQLRPRLFYSLDVALTAAGHPIIVEVGDGQVSDLKEWNVADFGRTVLGALAAATQA, from the coding sequence ATGCACATTCTCTACCCTTCATTGCCCTATGAACCCCGGACGGTTGATCCGCTTTGGGAGCCTGAGTATACCTGGGCATCGGCAGCTGGTTTTACTGTTGGGCTGTTTGATTTAGAAACGGCTCGGGTATGGCCTCGTACTCCGACAACCCCGGCCTTATACCGCGGCTGGATGTTGACAGGTCCGGAATACGAGCTACTGGAGCAACTGGCTCCGCTGCTTAGTGGCATCGAGTCCTACCTATCCGCGCATCTTGCCTCGGGCTGGTACGCGGCAATTCGGGAGTACACCTTCGCCAGCACGTTTCAGCCCGCCGGTCAGTTGCCCGACTTCTTTGCAGGCCAACGCTATTTCGTGAAAGGACTCGTAAAGTCGTTTGGGCCTAACTCCACGGTAGCTTCGGCAGCGGAGTGGCAGGAGCTGCTGCGTAAACATGGGATTCCGAACAATGAATTGCTGTTCGTGCGGCAGTATATGGAGCTCCAGCCCGACTCCGAGCGTCGCTACTTCGTGGTGGCTGGTACTGCGTATGGCGCGGGAGGTACACCGCTACCTAATCAGCTGCGGCCGGCACTTTTTCAGTTGCGCCCTCGTTTGTTCTATAGTTTGGATGTAGCCCTTACCGCGGCTGGACATCCCATCATCGTGGAGGTAGGCGACGGACAAGTGTCCGACCTGAAAGAATGGAATGTGGCCGATTTTGGCCGTACGGTACTGGGTGCCCTAGCCGCCGCAACCCAAGCTTAA